One stretch of Planococcus sp. PAMC 21323 DNA includes these proteins:
- the ilvA gene encoding threonine ammonia-lyase IlvA has protein sequence MTKSNIKELDRKEIVTKVSVEEIMVANQALKDVVIKTPLQKNELLSARYECNVYLKREDLQVVRSFKLRGAYNFIRSLNAVERDKGVVCASAGNHAQGVAYSCFALGIEGKIFMPLTTPRQKVSQVKRFGGDQVSVVLVGDTFDDSFAAAMEYCTSEEKVFVHPFNDTRVIAGQGTVAVEVLNDMQEPVDYMFCAIGGGGLTAGVGSYLKGISPRTKLVGVEPAGAASMKTSLANGKVTRLNTIDTFVDGAAVKQVGDLTMAICTDVLDDIALVPEGKVCTTILQLYNENAIVAEPAGALSVAALDFYKDEIKGKNIVCVISGGNNDIERMQEIKEKSLIYEGLKHYFIVTFPQRAGALRKFMGQVLGETDDITHFEYTKRTNRDEGPVLVGIELKSPEDYEPLVKRMTESGFPYKDINNDSLLFNLLI, from the coding sequence ATGACTAAGAGCAACATCAAAGAGCTCGACAGAAAAGAAATAGTAACGAAGGTATCGGTAGAAGAAATTATGGTAGCCAACCAGGCGCTCAAAGACGTTGTCATCAAGACACCTTTGCAAAAAAATGAACTGCTCTCAGCACGTTACGAATGCAATGTCTATTTAAAAAGAGAAGACTTACAAGTTGTCCGATCTTTTAAACTGCGAGGAGCATATAATTTCATCCGTAGCTTGAATGCAGTAGAACGGGATAAAGGCGTTGTCTGTGCTAGTGCTGGTAATCATGCGCAAGGGGTAGCGTATTCATGTTTTGCTCTTGGCATCGAAGGAAAAATATTTATGCCTTTAACAACACCTCGTCAAAAAGTATCTCAAGTTAAACGTTTCGGCGGCGATCAAGTATCGGTGGTCTTAGTAGGAGATACGTTTGACGATTCATTCGCAGCGGCGATGGAATATTGTACATCCGAAGAAAAGGTATTTGTTCATCCATTCAACGATACGCGTGTCATTGCTGGACAAGGAACTGTCGCAGTCGAAGTGTTAAATGATATGCAAGAACCTGTCGACTATATGTTTTGCGCAATTGGTGGTGGCGGTTTAACTGCTGGCGTCGGATCTTATTTAAAAGGAATCAGTCCCAGAACAAAGTTGGTGGGTGTGGAACCAGCAGGAGCTGCAAGCATGAAAACCTCATTGGCAAATGGCAAGGTAACGCGTTTAAACACAATAGATACGTTTGTAGACGGTGCAGCAGTCAAGCAAGTTGGGGATTTGACGATGGCGATTTGTACAGATGTTTTAGATGATATTGCACTAGTTCCCGAGGGCAAGGTTTGTACAACGATTTTGCAACTTTATAACGAAAATGCAATTGTTGCTGAACCAGCTGGCGCCTTATCGGTAGCTGCTTTAGATTTTTATAAAGATGAAATTAAAGGGAAAAACATTGTTTGCGTAATTAGCGGAGGCAATAACGATATTGAACGAATGCAAGAAATTAAAGAGAAGTCCTTGATCTATGAAGGACTCAAGCATTATTTTATCGTTACTTTCCCGCAACGTGCTGGTGCGCTTCGTAAGTTTATGGGACAAGTACTTGGTGAAACAGATGACATTACTCATTTTGAATACACCAAGCGCACAAATCGCGACGAAGGACCTGTACTCGTCGGTATTGAACTGAAAAGTCCAGAAGACTATGAGCCACTTGTTAAACGCATGACCGAAAGTGGTTTTCCGTATAAAGACATTAATAACGATTCTCTATTGTTTAATTTATTGATTTAA
- a CDS encoding DNA-3-methyladenine glycosylase I, which produces MEKRCLWAQSNALMQSYHDEEWCIPSRDDRYIFEMLNLEGAQAGLSWNIVLSKRQAYQEAFQHFDIQYCAQLSEEDLAFIKEHFGVIKHSAKLKSVRSNAQAVIRIQKEWGSFANFLWSFSNDQVIDNIWLSDAQIPAQSAISVQLSKELKKRGFKFVGPVTTYSFMQAIGMVNDHIENCISRSSSDK; this is translated from the coding sequence ATGGAGAAAAGGTGTTTATGGGCTCAAAGTAATGCGCTAATGCAAAGTTATCATGACGAGGAATGGTGCATACCAAGTCGAGACGATCGATACATTTTCGAAATGCTCAACTTAGAGGGTGCACAAGCTGGTTTGTCGTGGAATATTGTGTTGTCCAAACGCCAAGCTTACCAAGAAGCTTTTCAGCATTTTGACATACAGTATTGCGCGCAATTGTCAGAAGAAGACTTAGCCTTTATCAAAGAACATTTCGGGGTTATCAAACACAGTGCGAAATTGAAATCTGTTCGATCTAATGCACAAGCAGTTATTCGGATCCAAAAAGAATGGGGAAGCTTTGCTAATTTTTTGTGGAGCTTTTCAAATGACCAGGTGATCGACAATATCTGGCTGAGCGATGCTCAAATACCAGCTCAATCTGCTATATCCGTTCAGCTCAGCAAAGAGTTGAAAAAAAGAGGATTTAAATTTGTAGGGCCTGTAACAACTTACTCGTTCATGCAAGCAATTGGTATGGTAAATGACCACATTGAAAATTGTATTAGCCGTTCTTCAAGCGACAAGTAA
- a CDS encoding fructose-bisphosphatase class III, translated as MVNLKYLDLLAQNYDCEEKVATEIINLESILDLPKGTEHFVSDLHGEFQAFQHVLRNGSGNVKVKIKDLFKNELSEEELNEFATLVYYPEEKLLMTKSQFNSKAELHEWYIEVIERLLKLIAYASSKYTRSKLRRALPDQFVYIIEELLYKTDEFKNKKEYYAKMVAQIISLGQADKLIVGLAYTTQRLVVDHVHVVGDIYDRGPDPHKIVDTLIDYHSVDVQWGNHDALWIGAFAGSKVCLANILRICARYNNLDIIEDVYGINLRPLLNLAEKYYDDNPAFRPKRISDEKMTEQEQLQITKIHQAISIIQFKLESPIIKRRPCFDMRDRLLLEKVDYEKNEATIHGKTYPLENTCFATINPEQPDELLEEEQQVIDKLLFSVQHSEKLARHMNFLIKKGSLYLKYNGNLLIHGCIPLDEDGNMEKMEIEGKSYAGRELLDVFERYLRTSFAHPEETDDFATDMVWYLWTGEYSSLFGKREMTTFERYFINDKETHKERKNPYYYLREDEEICRKILTEFDMNPDHGRIINGHTPVKERDGENPIKANGKMLVIDGGFSKAYQSTTGIAGYTLLYNSYGMQLVAHQLFNSKEEVLQNGTDVLSVKRLVDEEVERKKVKETNIGESLLQEIYNLNSLREYRYMKSVRK; from the coding sequence ATGGTTAACTTAAAATACTTAGATTTATTAGCGCAAAACTACGATTGTGAAGAAAAAGTCGCTACTGAAATCATTAACCTTGAGTCCATATTGGATCTACCTAAAGGAACGGAACATTTTGTCAGTGATTTGCACGGAGAGTTTCAGGCGTTTCAGCACGTATTACGTAATGGATCTGGAAACGTAAAAGTTAAAATTAAGGATTTATTTAAAAATGAATTAAGTGAAGAAGAGTTGAACGAATTTGCGACGCTAGTTTATTATCCAGAAGAGAAGCTACTCATGACTAAAAGTCAGTTTAACAGCAAAGCAGAGCTGCATGAATGGTACATAGAGGTAATTGAGCGGCTGTTAAAACTGATTGCGTACGCTTCTTCTAAATACACACGTTCAAAATTGAGAAGAGCGTTACCCGATCAATTTGTTTATATTATCGAAGAACTCTTGTATAAAACAGATGAATTTAAAAACAAAAAAGAGTATTACGCAAAAATGGTTGCACAAATTATATCTTTAGGACAAGCGGACAAATTGATCGTTGGGTTAGCGTATACCACTCAGCGGTTAGTTGTCGATCATGTACATGTAGTAGGAGATATTTATGACAGAGGACCAGATCCGCATAAGATCGTGGACACGCTTATCGATTACCATTCAGTTGATGTTCAATGGGGGAACCACGATGCTCTATGGATAGGAGCCTTTGCTGGTTCAAAAGTATGCTTAGCTAATATTTTGCGTATTTGTGCACGCTATAATAACTTGGATATTATTGAAGATGTATATGGCATTAACTTACGGCCGTTATTAAACTTGGCTGAAAAATACTATGATGACAATCCAGCTTTTCGACCGAAAAGAATTTCAGATGAAAAAATGACAGAGCAAGAGCAGCTGCAAATTACTAAAATTCATCAGGCAATTTCGATTATCCAGTTTAAGCTCGAAAGCCCCATAATCAAAAGACGTCCATGCTTTGACATGAGAGATCGGTTATTGCTTGAAAAAGTTGATTATGAAAAAAATGAAGCAACAATACATGGCAAGACTTATCCCTTAGAAAATACGTGTTTTGCGACCATTAATCCTGAGCAACCAGATGAATTGTTAGAAGAAGAACAACAAGTTATCGATAAATTGTTGTTTTCGGTTCAACATTCCGAAAAGCTCGCAAGGCACATGAATTTCTTGATTAAAAAAGGCAGTTTGTATTTGAAATACAACGGCAACTTACTTATCCATGGGTGCATTCCACTAGATGAAGATGGCAATATGGAGAAAATGGAGATCGAAGGAAAATCATACGCAGGTCGTGAGCTACTCGATGTGTTTGAACGATATTTACGTACTTCATTTGCGCATCCAGAAGAAACAGATGATTTTGCGACAGATATGGTTTGGTATTTATGGACAGGTGAATATTCATCGTTGTTTGGTAAACGCGAAATGACAACATTTGAGCGTTATTTTATTAACGATAAAGAAACACATAAAGAGCGTAAAAACCCTTATTATTATTTACGTGAAGACGAAGAAATTTGTCGGAAAATCCTCACTGAATTTGATATGAATCCTGATCATGGTCGGATCATAAATGGTCATACGCCTGTTAAAGAGCGGGACGGTGAGAATCCAATCAAGGCTAATGGTAAAATGCTCGTAATCGATGGTGGGTTCTCAAAAGCCTATCAGTCAACTACAGGGATTGCCGGATATACGTTGCTTTATAATTCTTACGGTATGCAACTAGTCGCTCACCAATTGTTTAATTCGAAAGAAGAAGTTTTGCAAAATGGGACAGATGTATTGTCCGTGAAACGATTGGTTGATGAAGAAGTTGAACGCAAAAAAGTAAAAGAAACCAATATTGGCGAATCTCTCTTGCAGGAAATTTATAATTTAAATAGTTTGAGAGAATATCGTTATATGAAGTCGGTTAGAAAATAG
- a CDS encoding GAF domain-containing sensor histidine kinase — MFIEQVRYSRLAEITRIINTKLELADMLQHVATAISEEIVQCDSIGIYLPDSEGVFRAVAGKPEAIDSNALSSQRIDFDKDLLANEIATTKRVIYIPDTSVDTRPHPGAVAAFNVKSLLGLPITYEQHLYGLVFLFDNGKKMELTELQIQSVEAYVNMAAVAIQNAANLKQKEQLLAEKQMLLDANNELANCSTVNESLKTCFRYIENVISCKNIAVFLRNPMFTSKVDFQQMNIESEWTKPEWERIIDDFQSNTNSETVVKEIITKKNIRYVPNEGNCRLILIPFLSKGEVIGIIAIACSLNKVQSYEKSQINLAQSIINATAITISNLTYMDQLEHRVRDRTLELANANEKVTSVIESITDGFFALNENWEFIYINNHQPLPEGRTAENVLGEKVWSVFPERFNAVMYEEFSRAMLKRVPSRFEISSVEDGYSYDIVAYPFDEGICCMCKNTTDLKIYENELKRLSNLELIGQMAAGISHEIRNPMTTVRGFLQLLTDNEGLESYNSYFNLMIEELDRANSIISEFLSVGNTRSSDLKMQNLNAILTDIAPLLKIDTFSQNKFIEIETMDLPDLLLNRNEIRQLLINICRNGLEAMQPGEMLSIRTYLENGNMIVLEIEDEGEGMSEEVLKKIGTPFYTTKDNGTGLGLGVSYAIAARHKAKIDVQSGIEGTIFSFRFPL; from the coding sequence ATGTTTATAGAACAAGTAAGATATTCAAGACTGGCAGAAATAACGAGAATCATTAACACCAAGCTGGAATTAGCAGACATGCTACAACATGTCGCAACAGCTATCTCTGAAGAAATTGTTCAGTGTGATTCTATTGGGATCTATCTTCCCGATAGCGAAGGCGTTTTTCGAGCTGTAGCAGGAAAACCTGAAGCTATTGATAGTAACGCCTTGTCTTCTCAAAGAATAGATTTTGATAAAGATCTCTTAGCAAATGAAATTGCCACTACAAAAAGAGTGATTTATATTCCAGATACTTCAGTAGATACACGACCACATCCTGGAGCAGTTGCTGCGTTTAATGTCAAATCTCTTTTAGGTCTTCCAATTACCTACGAGCAACATTTATACGGTCTGGTATTCTTATTCGATAATGGAAAGAAAATGGAGTTAACCGAACTACAAATTCAAAGTGTTGAAGCTTATGTCAATATGGCTGCAGTGGCCATTCAAAATGCCGCTAATCTTAAACAAAAAGAACAACTTCTTGCTGAAAAACAAATGCTGCTCGATGCAAACAATGAGCTTGCTAATTGTTCGACTGTGAACGAAAGCTTAAAAACGTGTTTTCGTTATATAGAGAATGTCATAAGCTGTAAAAATATCGCCGTTTTTTTAAGAAATCCTATGTTTACAAGCAAAGTTGATTTTCAACAAATGAACATAGAATCAGAATGGACAAAACCAGAGTGGGAAAGAATTATTGATGACTTTCAGTCAAATACAAATTCAGAAACAGTTGTCAAAGAAATAATCACTAAAAAAAATATACGTTATGTACCTAATGAAGGAAATTGCCGATTAATTCTCATTCCCTTTCTTTCCAAAGGAGAAGTTATAGGGATTATCGCGATCGCTTGTTCATTGAATAAGGTGCAGTCTTACGAAAAATCGCAAATTAATTTAGCACAATCCATTATTAATGCTACGGCAATTACAATTTCAAATTTGACTTATATGGACCAACTTGAGCATCGCGTTCGAGATCGTACGCTTGAATTGGCTAATGCGAACGAAAAAGTAACAAGTGTTATCGAAAGCATTACGGATGGTTTTTTTGCATTAAATGAAAACTGGGAATTTATCTATATTAATAACCACCAACCTCTGCCAGAAGGGCGGACAGCTGAGAATGTACTAGGTGAAAAAGTATGGTCTGTTTTTCCCGAACGATTTAATGCAGTTATGTACGAAGAGTTTTCTAGAGCAATGCTAAAAAGAGTGCCTTCTCGTTTTGAAATTTCTTCTGTTGAAGATGGCTATAGTTATGATATTGTCGCCTATCCCTTTGATGAAGGTATTTGTTGCATGTGTAAAAACACAACCGATTTGAAAATTTATGAAAATGAGCTAAAGCGACTTTCAAATTTAGAACTTATTGGACAAATGGCTGCAGGAATCAGTCACGAAATTCGAAATCCAATGACTACCGTTCGCGGTTTTTTACAATTGCTTACAGATAATGAAGGGTTAGAAAGCTATAATTCTTATTTTAATCTTATGATAGAAGAATTGGACCGAGCAAACTCCATTATTTCAGAATTTTTATCGGTAGGTAATACGAGGTCATCAGATTTGAAAATGCAAAATTTAAACGCAATCCTTACCGATATTGCTCCCTTGCTAAAAATTGATACGTTCAGTCAAAATAAGTTTATCGAAATTGAAACAATGGATTTACCTGACTTGCTACTAAATCGAAATGAAATCCGTCAATTGCTTATTAATATTTGTCGAAATGGATTAGAAGCGATGCAACCAGGGGAAATGTTGTCTATTCGTACGTATTTAGAAAATGGAAATATGATTGTTCTTGAAATAGAGGATGAAGGCGAAGGGATGAGTGAAGAAGTGTTAAAGAAAATCGGCACTCCTTTTTATACCACCAAAGATAACGGAACAGGTCTTGGACTTGGTGTTTCTTATGCGATTGCTGCTCGGCATAAAGCAAAAATTGACGTGCAGTCAGGGATTGAAGGAACCATCTTCTCATTCAGATTCCCATTATAA
- a CDS encoding NUDIX hydrolase — MTKLSADIVTPKHILSAAAIVLNDQGELLLIKGPRRGWEMPGGQVEEGESLIEAAIREVKEETGIDIEIQKFCGVFQNVEHSICSTLFLAKPIGGTFTTSTESLVVGFYPIATALEMVTWRNFKERIEYCLDERKQPFCIDF, encoded by the coding sequence TTGACTAAACTAAGTGCCGATATCGTAACTCCCAAACATATATTATCTGCAGCAGCAATCGTATTAAATGATCAAGGAGAGTTATTACTCATAAAAGGACCTCGACGGGGATGGGAGATGCCCGGTGGCCAAGTAGAAGAAGGGGAGTCCCTAATAGAGGCAGCAATTCGCGAAGTGAAAGAAGAAACAGGAATTGATATTGAAATTCAGAAGTTTTGTGGTGTTTTTCAAAATGTGGAACACTCTATTTGCAGTACGTTATTTTTAGCGAAACCAATCGGAGGCACGTTCACAACCTCGACCGAAAGTTTAGTAGTCGGATTTTATCCGATTGCCACAGCACTGGAAATGGTGACATGGAGAAACTTCAAGGAAAGAATCGAGTATTGTCTCGATGAACGCAAGCAGCCATTTTGTATTGATTTTTAA
- a CDS encoding DUF305 domain-containing protein, producing the protein MNAYVKFGVMIVTSAFIMYWLTFLNTFQLDHIFYSETRVYMALIMGSTMAIVMLLFMWPMYKNKKANTFILTISAVVFALSLWLVRSQTLIEDVKWMEAMIPHHSIAILTSERATFSDPRVQELADSIIEAQRKEIAEMKKLIKDLKD; encoded by the coding sequence ATGAATGCTTATGTGAAGTTCGGTGTCATGATCGTGACTTCAGCTTTTATTATGTATTGGTTAACTTTTTTAAATACATTTCAATTAGATCACATTTTTTATAGTGAAACACGCGTCTATATGGCATTGATTATGGGATCCACTATGGCGATTGTTATGCTGCTCTTCATGTGGCCAATGTACAAAAACAAAAAAGCCAATACATTTATTCTTACGATAAGTGCTGTTGTATTTGCGCTGTCTTTATGGCTAGTACGCAGTCAAACTTTAATCGAAGATGTTAAGTGGATGGAAGCCATGATTCCTCACCATTCGATTGCAATTTTGACGAGTGAGCGGGCCACTTTTTCAGACCCCCGCGTTCAAGAATTGGCAGACTCAATTATAGAAGCGCAGCGAAAAGAAATTGCTGAAATGAAAAAGTTAATCAAAGACCTTAAAGACTAG
- a CDS encoding DMT family transporter: MKEKIIFSLLVVLTTGLMGSSFVVAKIGLNYISPLLLAGIRFTIAGSIMIFFVLIFKRKHPENLATWGKIILIGAVQTAGVMGAIFLSLRTITSGESAILTFMNPLLVVLIGTLALGMRYRIVQWIGVLVGFAGVFVTMGSHLDLQIGTLLGFLSAVFWAVGTLLIKKWGGPIDMWVLTAYQMLFGGLILLFGSMFLENAYIVINTTSVAILLWLSIPASIVQFTIWFYLLQKGDSGKVSAFLFLAPFFGIVSGWLVLGESIGLPLLFGGSLIFSGIFLVNWPEKRVPVKVTI, encoded by the coding sequence TTGAAAGAAAAAATAATTTTTTCTTTATTGGTCGTTTTAACTACGGGATTGATGGGGTCATCTTTTGTAGTAGCGAAAATAGGCTTGAATTACATATCGCCTCTATTATTGGCAGGTATACGATTTACGATTGCTGGTAGTATAATGATTTTCTTTGTCTTAATATTTAAAAGAAAACATCCTGAAAATTTAGCGACTTGGGGAAAAATCATTCTAATTGGAGCAGTACAAACCGCAGGAGTGATGGGAGCTATTTTTCTAAGCTTGCGCACCATTACATCCGGTGAATCCGCAATTTTAACATTTATGAATCCTTTACTAGTGGTACTGATTGGCACATTGGCACTCGGCATGCGTTATCGAATTGTTCAATGGATAGGTGTCTTAGTGGGATTTGCGGGTGTTTTTGTGACTATGGGAAGCCACTTGGATCTACAAATCGGCACATTGCTTGGATTTTTAAGTGCAGTATTTTGGGCTGTCGGCACATTGCTCATTAAAAAATGGGGTGGCCCAATAGATATGTGGGTGTTGACTGCTTATCAAATGTTGTTTGGTGGTCTCATTTTATTATTCGGATCGATGTTTTTAGAAAATGCCTATATTGTCATAAATACAACATCGGTGGCAATTTTATTGTGGTTGTCGATTCCTGCTTCGATCGTTCAGTTTACAATTTGGTTTTATTTGTTGCAAAAAGGGGATTCTGGCAAAGTCAGTGCCTTTTTATTTTTAGCACCTTTTTTTGGCATTGTATCTGGCTGGCTTGTTTTAGGAGAGTCGATTGGGTTGCCGTTATTATTCGGGGGCAGTTTAATTTTTTCTGGAATTTTCTTAGTCAACTGGCCAGAAAAACGAGTGCCTGTGAAAGTGACAATATAG
- a CDS encoding GNAT family N-acetyltransferase produces the protein MIALSGTKVNLINSTKELLEELYYWRFEDSQQEAKKWNGPYISEAWLSKDQHRKQWIEEIDISNGVPASLIITVAGKAIGYVGAYWVDKNTKWLETGVVIYDTDYWNGGYGSEAYQLWIDFLFTNTNLHRLGMSTWSGNKRMMTVAKRLGMTEEARIRKARIVNGQFFDAIKMGMLREEWEHE, from the coding sequence TTGATAGCACTATCAGGGACAAAGGTTAATCTTATAAACAGTACTAAAGAGTTGTTAGAAGAGCTTTATTACTGGCGGTTTGAAGATTCTCAACAAGAAGCGAAAAAATGGAATGGACCATATATTTCAGAAGCATGGTTAAGTAAAGACCAACATCGCAAGCAATGGATAGAGGAAATAGATATTTCGAACGGTGTACCCGCATCGCTCATAATTACCGTAGCTGGCAAAGCGATTGGTTACGTCGGAGCTTATTGGGTGGACAAAAACACAAAATGGTTAGAAACGGGCGTTGTTATTTATGACACGGATTATTGGAATGGTGGCTACGGCTCTGAAGCTTACCAACTGTGGATCGACTTTTTGTTTACAAATACCAATTTGCACCGACTTGGCATGTCAACTTGGTCAGGCAATAAACGAATGATGACCGTAGCGAAACGGCTCGGAATGACAGAAGAAGCGCGTATTCGAAAGGCACGTATCGTAAATGGACAGTTTTTTGATGCGATTAAAATGGGGATGTTGCGAGAGGAATGGGAGCACGAATAA
- a CDS encoding putative sulfate exporter family transporter produces MMSAFNNKLNKPTSPKTALLGGILFTFLLAFLGYLLAQVPGFDQIGQLACAIIIAVFYRQLFGYPTAIRSGITFSSKRLLRVAIILYGLKLNINTVLSDGLWLLVRDVGVIAFAILVTVCLAKRFKADQTISLLLGVGTGVCGAAAIAAIAPIIKAKDEDTAIGVGIIALMGTIFAISYTIIRPFLPLDDIEYGMWVGISLHEIAHVALAGAPAGEDGLAMALLGKLGRVFLLVPLCFIFIFMMKRKDKDQETAAKVEFPWFLLGFIVLSILGSYVLGPIVPFSEALRDLVSTTTTWLLTAAMVGLGLNVSLRDLRERALLPLAAMSITSILLSVLTYFIV; encoded by the coding sequence ATGATGTCTGCTTTTAACAATAAACTGAACAAACCGACTTCGCCCAAAACGGCACTGCTCGGTGGTATACTGTTTACATTTCTACTGGCATTCTTGGGCTATTTGTTAGCACAAGTACCAGGTTTCGATCAAATTGGCCAACTGGCATGCGCAATAATTATCGCTGTGTTTTACAGACAGCTTTTTGGCTATCCAACTGCCATTCGTTCTGGTATTACGTTTTCGTCAAAACGCTTACTGCGTGTCGCAATTATTTTATATGGATTAAAACTAAACATTAATACCGTGTTGAGTGATGGTCTTTGGCTCTTAGTGCGCGATGTAGGCGTTATCGCATTTGCAATTTTAGTAACTGTATGCCTCGCAAAACGCTTTAAAGCCGATCAGACCATTTCTTTACTTCTTGGAGTTGGAACTGGCGTATGTGGTGCAGCAGCAATTGCTGCTATTGCACCGATTATTAAAGCAAAAGATGAAGATACTGCGATTGGTGTCGGCATCATTGCATTAATGGGAACAATTTTCGCCATTTCTTATACGATTATCCGCCCATTCTTACCTCTTGATGACATTGAATATGGCATGTGGGTTGGCATTAGTTTGCACGAAATCGCTCACGTTGCATTAGCCGGTGCTCCTGCTGGAGAAGATGGGCTCGCAATGGCTTTGCTTGGAAAACTGGGCCGTGTCTTTTTACTAGTTCCACTTTGCTTTATTTTTATTTTCATGATGAAACGGAAAGACAAAGACCAAGAAACTGCTGCTAAAGTCGAATTCCCTTGGTTCCTGCTCGGATTTATCGTCCTAAGTATTTTGGGAAGCTATGTACTGGGTCCTATCGTTCCATTCTCAGAAGCATTACGCGACCTTGTTTCGACTACAACTACATGGTTGTTAACAGCTGCAATGGTTGGGCTTGGCTTGAATGTCAGCTTACGTGACTTACGAGAACGTGCTCTCTTGCCACTTGCTGCAATGTCCATCACATCTATTTTGTTATCAGTTTTAACGTATTTTATAGTTTGA
- a CDS encoding LysR family transcriptional regulator produces MDQRLEVFIKVVEKKNFSKAAEELHMTQPAVSQYIRSLEDSTGVKLLERTNKYVRVNKAGDIVFHHALEIKELYAKMSHLLDDLTNKASGSIAVGASYTFGEYLLPTIIAEAKEQYPGIKPTVTIGNTTTIAALVLNHQLDIGIVEGHFKDVKELKTEPFAKDRMVIVVPANHPLANLIGSISIYELTDETWILREQGSGTREAAEAVFQKFSLSPKSIMHFSSTQPIKAMVEAGMGISLLSEWAIQKELKYGDIKVLNVKELPYTRDFSIVTRSPFQTKALSAFLNLLKDHKIVNDFKAEQ; encoded by the coding sequence ATGGATCAACGATTAGAAGTATTTATAAAAGTAGTTGAAAAGAAAAATTTTTCTAAAGCAGCAGAAGAGTTACATATGACACAGCCTGCTGTTAGCCAATATATTCGATCGTTAGAGGACTCGACAGGTGTGAAATTATTAGAGCGAACAAATAAGTACGTGCGTGTGAATAAAGCAGGCGATATTGTTTTCCATCATGCACTTGAAATCAAAGAATTATACGCAAAAATGAGTCACTTACTCGATGATTTGACCAACAAGGCAAGTGGATCTATAGCAGTGGGCGCAAGTTATACATTTGGCGAATACTTATTGCCAACGATTATTGCTGAAGCTAAAGAACAATATCCAGGTATCAAACCAACCGTCACGATTGGTAACACCACTACGATTGCTGCACTGGTACTAAACCATCAATTAGACATAGGAATCGTCGAAGGTCATTTTAAAGACGTAAAGGAACTGAAAACAGAACCCTTTGCGAAAGATCGTATGGTCATCGTCGTACCAGCCAATCACCCGTTGGCAAACCTTATAGGTTCTATCTCAATTTATGAACTCACTGACGAAACTTGGATATTGAGAGAGCAAGGATCTGGCACACGAGAAGCAGCTGAAGCAGTCTTCCAGAAGTTTTCTCTATCGCCTAAATCCATTATGCACTTTAGTAGCACGCAGCCAATCAAAGCGATGGTTGAAGCAGGAATGGGTATTAGTTTGCTATCAGAGTGGGCGATTCAAAAAGAATTAAAGTACGGAGATATTAAAGTACTAAACGTCAAAGAGCTACCATACACACGAGATTTTTCGATCGTAACACGCTCGCCATTTCAAACAAAAGCACTGTCTGCGTTTCTTAATCTATTAAAAGATCATAAAATTGTAAATGATTTTAAAGCTGAACAATAA
- a CDS encoding DUF4279 domain-containing protein yields the protein MAYFSIVGNHFQPEKITEELAIQPTETHVKGDIIKKTSTTTSSGTRRWVETDWTLSTGYQESPDINDQLKPLLRSLEGKEKNLIRLKEEYELTYIFMIVIEIENNEKPAMYFEKDIINFASTIDAEIQFDLYIYS from the coding sequence ATGGCTTACTTCAGCATAGTTGGTAACCACTTCCAACCTGAGAAAATAACTGAAGAACTCGCCATTCAACCAACTGAAACGCATGTCAAAGGAGATATTATCAAGAAAACCAGTACTACTACTTCATCTGGAACCAGAAGATGGGTAGAGACCGACTGGACATTGAGTACAGGATATCAAGAATCACCTGACATCAATGATCAACTCAAACCACTTTTGCGTTCGCTTGAAGGAAAAGAGAAAAACTTAATCCGGCTGAAAGAAGAATATGAATTAACGTATATTTTTATGATTGTCATCGAAATAGAAAATAATGAAAAACCTGCTATGTATTTTGAAAAAGACATTATCAATTTTGCTAGTACCATAGATGCTGAGATACAATTTGATCTTTACATATACAGCTAA